A DNA window from Betta splendens chromosome 6, fBetSpl5.4, whole genome shotgun sequence contains the following coding sequences:
- the sf3b3 gene encoding splicing factor 3B subunit 3 codes for MFLYNITLQRATGITHAIHGNFSGTKMQEIVVSRGKILELLRPDANTGKVHTLLTVEVFGIVRSLMAFRLTGGTKDYIVVGSDSGRIVILEYHPSKNMFEKIHQETFGKSGCRRIVPGQFLAVDPKGRAVMIGAIEKQKLVYILNRDAAARLTISSPLEAHKANTLVYHVVGVDVGFENPMFACLEMDYEEADNDPTGEAAANTQQTLTFYELDLGLNHVVRKYSEALEEHGNFLITVPGGSDGPSGVLICSENYITYKNFGDQPDIRCPIPRRRNDLDDPERGMIFVCSATHKTKSMFFFLAQTEQGDIFKVTLETDEEMVTEIRLKYFDTIPVATAMCVLKTGFLFVSSEFGNHYLYQIAHLGDDDEEPEFSSAMPLEEGDTFFFQPRPLKNLVLVDEQESLSPIMSCQIADLANEDTPQLYVACGRGPRSTLRVLRHGLEVSEMAVSELPGNPNAVWTVRRHVDDEFDAYIIVSFVNATLVLSIGETVEEVTDSGFLGTTPTLSCSLLGEDALVQVYPDGIRHIRADKRVNEWKTPGKKTIVRCAVNQRQVVIALTGGELVYFEMDPSGQLNEYTERKEMSADVVCMSLANVPPGEQRSRFLAVGLVDNTVRIISLDPSDCLQPLSMQALPAQPESLCIVEMGGVEKQDELGEKGTIGFLYLNIGLQNGVLLRTVLDPVTGDLSDTRTRYLGSRPVKLFRVRMQGQEAVLAMSSRSWLSYSYQSRFHLTPLSYETLEYASGFASEQCPEGIVAISTNTLRILALEKLGAVFNQVAFPLQYTPRKFVIHPETNNLILIETDHNAYTEATKAQRKQQMAEEMVEAAGEDERELAAEMAAAFLNENLPEAIFGSPKAGAGQWASLVRLINPIQGSTLDQVQLEQNEAAFSVAVCRFTNTGDDWYVLVGVARDMILNPRSVGGGFIYTYRLVGGGEKLEFVHKTPVEDVPLAIAPFQGRALVGVGKLLRIYDLGKKKLLRKCENKHVPNLVTGIHTIGQRVIISDVQESLFWVRYRRNENQLIIFADDTYPRWVTTACLLDYDTMASADKFGNISIVRLPPNTSDDVDEDPTGNKALWDRGLLNGASQKAEVTVNYHVGETVLSLQKTTLIPGGSESLVYTTLSGGIGILVPFTSHEDHDFFQHLEMHMRSEFPPMCGRDHLSFRSYYFPVKNVIDGDLCEQFNSMDPHKQKSVAEELDRTPPEVSKKLEDIRTRYAF; via the exons ATGTTTCTGTACAACATAACACTGCAGCGTGCCACTGGCATCACCCATGCGATCCATGGAAACTTCTCAG GAACCAAGATGCAGGAAATTGTTGTTTCTAGGGGAAAGATCCTAGAATTATTGCGACCAGATGCCAACACAGGAAAGGTGCACACTCTGCTCACAGTAGAGGTGTTTGGCATCGTCAGATCTCTCATGGCTTTCAGACTTACTGGAGGAACCAAAG attACATTGTTGTTGGAAGTGACAGCGGTCGGATTGTCATCTTGGAATATCATCCTtcaaaaaacatgtttgaaaAGATCCACCAAGAAACATTTGGAAAGAGTGGCTGCCGCCGCATCGTCCCTGGGCAGTTCCTAGCCGTTGACCCCAAAGGCAGAGCTGTTATGATAG GAGCAATAGAGAAACAGAAGCTGGTGTATATCCTGAACAGAGACGCAGCTGCAAGACTGACCATCTCTTCTCCATTGGAAGCACATAAAGCAAACACACTGGTGTACCATGTTGTTGGAGTAGATGTTGGCTTTGAAAATCCAATGTTTGCCTGCTTAGAGATGGACTATGAG GAAGCTGACAACGACCcaacaggagaagctgctgccaaCACGCAACAAACCCTCACGTTTTATGAACTGGACCTAGGATTAAATCACGTTGTCCGCAAATACAGTGAAGCTTTAGAAGAGCATGGAAATTTCCTTATCACTG tACCTGGGGGTTCTGATGGTCCCAGTGGAGTTTTGATCTGTTCGGAAAATTACATCACTTACAAAAACTTTGGAGACCAGCCTGATATCCGCTGTCCCATCCCTCGACGCAGG AATGACCTGGATGACCCTGAGCGTGGGATGATATTTGTCTGTTCAGCCACCCACAAGACCAAGTCAATGTTCTTCTTTCTTGCCCAGACTGAACAGGGAGACATTTTTAAGGTTACTCTGGAAACCGATGAAGAAATG GTCACAGAAATCAGGCTAAAGTACTTTGACACGATTCCGGTGGCGACAGCCATGTGTGTCCTGAAGACTggcttcctctttgtttcttcAGAGTTTGGGAACCA ttaTCTTTACCAAATTGCCCATTTGGGTGATGATGACGAAGAGCCAGAATTTTCCTCTGCAATGCCACTGGAAGAGGGAGACACGTTCTTTTTTCAGCCCCGCCCCCTAAAAAACCTGGTGCTTGTAGATGAACAGGAGAGTTTATCTCCCATCATGTCCTGTCAG ATTGCTGATTTGGCCAATGAAGACACACCACAGCTATATGTGGCCTGTGGACGAGGACCTAGGTCTACTCTGAGGGTCCTTAGACATGGACTGGAG GTGTCAGAGATGGCTGTGTCAGAACTGCCCGGTAATCCCAATGCTGTGTGGACAGTCCGCAGACACGTTGACG atGAGTTTGATGCCTACATCATCGTGTCCTTCGTCAATGCTACTCTGGTACTGTCCATCGGGGAAACTGTGGAAGAAGTGACGGATTCAGGATTTTTGGGAACAACTCCcactctctcctgctctctgcttGGTGAGGATGCCCTGGTTCAG GTGTATCCAGACGGCATCCGTCATATCCGAGCAGACAAGCGTGTGAATGAGTGGAAGACGCCTGGTAAAAAAACGATTGTTCGCTGTGCTGTGAACCAGCGGCAGGTTGTTATTGCCCTCACTGGAGGGGAGCTGGTCTACTTTGAAATGGACCCG TCTGGTCAGCTGAACGAGTACACAGAGCGGAAGGAGATGTCTGCAGACGTGGTGTGTATGAGTTTGGCTAATGTTCCACCTGGCGAGCAGCGCTCCCGTTTTCTGGCCGTGGGACTTGTTGATAACACCGTCCGAATCATCTCCCTGGACCCATCG GACTGCCTACAGCCTCTCAGTATGCAGGCCCTACCTGCCCAGCCAGAGAGTCTGTGTATTGTTGAGATGGGAGGGGTTGAGAAACAAGATGAACTTGGCGAAAAGGGAACTATCGGCTTTCTTTACCTCAACATAGGATTGCAG AACGGTGTGCTGCTGAGAACTGTTTTGGATCCAGTGACAGGTGACCTGTCAGATACCAGAACACGCTACCTGGGTTCCCGACCTGTCAAACTTTTCAGAGTTAGGATGCAGGGACAGGAAGCT gtgttgGCCATGTCCAGCCGATCCTGGCTCAGCTATTCATACCAATCTCGCTTTCATCTGACCCCTCTGTCATACGAGACCCTGGAGTATGCCTCTGGCTTTGCCTCTGAGCAGTGTCCAGAAGGTATAGTGGCAATCTCCACTAACACATTGAG AATCTTGGCTTTGGAGAAATTAGGAGCAGTCTTCAACCAGGTGGCTTTTCCCCTGCAATATACTCCCAGGAAATTTGTAATCCACCCAGAAACCAACAACCTGATTTTAATTGAGACTGACCACAATGCCTACACTGAGGCGACTAAAGCGCAGAGGAAGCAACAGATGGCTGAG GAAATGGTGGAAGCTGCTGGCGAGGATGAAAGAGAACTGGCTGCTGAGATGGCCGCTGCATTCCTCAATGAGAATCTCCCTGAAGCCATTTTCGGTTCTCCTAAAGCTGGAGCAGGACAGTGGGCATCACTGGTTCGTCTCATCAACCCCATACAGGGTTCGACTCTGGACCAGGTGCAGCTGGAACAGAATGAAGCTGCGTTCAG TGTTGCAGTGTGTCGCTTCACTAATACAGGAGATGATTGGTACGTCTTGGTGGGCGTTGCCCGAGACATGATCCTTAATCCTAGATCAGTGGGCGGAGGTTTCATCTATACCTACAGACTCGTTGGTGGAGGGGAGAagctggagtttgtgcacaag ACACCGGTAGAGGACGTGCCTCTGGCCATCGCTCCGTTCCAGGGACGAGCCCTTGTGGGTGTTGGAAAACTGCTAAGAATCTATGACCTAGGCAAAAAGAAGCTGCTTCGCAAGTGTGAGAACAAG CACGTTCCCAACCTAGTGACTGGCATCCACACCATTGGCCAGCGTGTGATCATATCGGACGTCCAGGAGAGTCTGTTCTGGGTGCGCTACCGACGCAACGAGAATCAGCTCATCATCTTTGCTGATGACACGTATCCCCGCTGGGTGACGACAGCCTGTCTGCTCGACTATGACACCATGGCCTCTGCTGACAAGTTTGGGAACATCAGCATT GTGCGTCTTCCTCCAAACACCAGTGATGATGTAGATGAGGACCCTACAGGGAACAAAGCATTATGGGACAGAGGCCTCCTAAATGGAGCATCACAGAAG GCTGAGGTAACGGTGAACTACCATGTAGGGGAAACCGTGTTATCGCTCCAGAAAACCACTCTGATCCCTGGAGGCTCAGAGTCGCTGGTCTACACCACTCTGTCCGGAGGCATTGGTATACTGGTCCCGTTCACCTCACATGAG GATCATGACTTCTTCCAGCATTTAGAGATGCATATGCGATCTGAGTTCCCTCCAATGTGTGGCAGAGACCATCTCAGCTTTAGATCTTACTACTTCCCAGTAAA